AATCAAGAGCTTCATCGGCAACGACGACTTCCGCGCCATGGAGGAAGTGGTCGGCCGCCGCTACCGCCGCCTCCGCGACGAAGGCCGCCCGCTGCCCGAGCTCGTCGTCATCGATGGTGGCCGTGGCCAGATCGGCGCCGCGTTGAAAGCCTTCATCGCCCTCGACCTCGAACCGCCGCCCATGATCGGCCTGGCGAAGAAGCACGAGACCATCATCTTCCCCGACGAACGTGAGCCCTTGAACCTCGGCCTCACCGACCCCGGACTGCAGCTCCTGCAACGCCTGCGCGACGAAGCCCACCGCTTCGCCAACACGTTCAACGCCGACCTGCGCAGCCAAAAAATCAAAGAGTCGATCCTCGATGATTTCCCGGGTCTCGGCCCCCGCCGCCGCGCCGCGTTGATGGAGCACTTTGGCACGATCGATAAACTCAAAGCCGCCAGCGCCGCCGAACTCTGCGACGTCGAAGGCATCGGCGACAAATTCGCCCGAGACCTCCACCGCTACCTGCGCCAGGACGGGCCCGTGAAGCCATAGGCCAAATGCCACTCACGCCGCGGCAAGATGCCGCGCCCACTCCCCACATCGCTACCGTAAAACCGTGGCCGAGGCTTCCAGCCTCGGGTGCCTTCCCGCCGTCCACACCGCGGCAAGATGCCGCGCCCACTCCCCACATCCCTACCGCAAAACCGCGGCCGAGGCTTCCAGCCTCGGGTCCCCTCCCGCTGCTACCCGTGACAGAACCCTTTGCTTTCTTTAACCCCACCCTCGACGTCTACATCAGCCAAGGCGATCTACCGCATTGGCGACAACCCCGTGCGCTCTACTTCGTAACCTTCCGCACCGCCGATTCACTGCCGCACCACCTGATCGAAGCATGGCGCATTCAAAGAGAGGACTGGTTGAATCAGCACCCCAAACCGTGGGACGAAGCGACTGCCGACGCGTATCGCGAACGCTTCCCGCGCCAGCTGCAACGGTCGTTGGACCAAGCTCACGGTGAATGCCTGTTGCGCGATAAAGACCTACGCGAACTGGTAGACTCATCTCTTCGTCGGTTCCACCAAGAGCGTTATTGGCTCGATGAGCATGTTGTCGCGGCGAACCACGTTCATGCCCTGATCGCACCGCTGGGAACTTGGGAGCTCTCTCGAATTCTACACTCGTGGAAATCCTTCACAGCCACAGCCATCAACAAAGCAGCCCACCGCAGCGGACCCTTTTGGCAGAAAGAGAGCTACGATCACATCGTGCGAAACCCCATCGAACTGGAACACATCCGAAACTACATCAAGGCTCACAAATAGCCCTCTCCCCACCCACTTCCTTAACCTGTGGCCGAGGCTTCCAGCCTCGGGTCCCCTCCACCGTCCACGCCGCGGCAAGATGCCGCGCCCACTTCATCGGCCCCCCCAACTCCCCGCCTATTCCACTGGCAAACTCCGCCGATCCGCGTAGCGGTGTGGCATGCCCCCTTCCTCGTTGCCCCAACCCACTCCCTCCCGTCGCGCCTTCTTTAAAACCGCTGGGCTCGCTGCCGCTTCACTCACCCTCGGCCGCACCTCCGCTTCCGCCACCGCGCCGATTCCCGACGGCACCCACGACGCCGTCCGCAACAGCGACCTCATTCCCTTCCACATCGGTGTCGCCAGCTACTCCCTGCGCGAACTTTCCGTCGACGGGGTGATCGACGCCATGCACGCGCTGCAGACGCCTTGGCTCTGCCTCAAATCCTTCCACCTGCCCTACGAGCTTTCGCCCGACGAGATGGCGGCGGCCCGCGCCAAATACGAAGCCGCCGGCCTCACCATCGTCGGTGGCGGCAACATAGCCCTGCGCAAGGATGACGATGACGACATCCGCAAATATTTCGACTACGCCAAAGCCGCCGGCATGCCGGTCATGGTCTGCTCACCGCTCATCGCCGCCCTGCCGCGCATCGAGAAGTTCGTAAAGGAATACGACATCAAGATCGCCATCCATAACCACGGCCCCGAGGACAAGGAATACCCCGCCGCCTCCGACGCCCTGCGCTACCTCGAGGGCATGGACCCGCGCATGGGCGTCTGTCTCGACATCGGACACGCCACCCGCGCCGGCGCCGACATCGTGGAAGAAGCCGCCCTCGCCGGGCCGCGCCTTTTTGATGTCCACCTCAAGGACCTCAAGGTCGCCACCGAGCGCGACAGCCAATGTATCATGGGCGAAGGCGTGCTGCCGCTTGCCCCTCTCTTCCGTCAACTCCAACGCCAAGGCTACACCGGCTGCGCCAACCTCGAATACGAGATCGACGCCAAAGACCCCGTGCCCGGCATGCTCCGCTCCATCGCCTACCTCCGCGGCACCCTCGCCGGCCTCACCACCGCCTGAGCCCAAACGTATTCAACCACAGATTACACAGAGACCACAGATCCATCCTCTGTGCTCTTCTGTGAAATCTGTGGTTTTATCATCTGCACTCCGTCCTTCCCCCGTGTCCTCGCGCCGCCTGACCCCATTCCTCCTCGCCGTCGCCACTGCGGCCACCACCCTCTCGGCCGCGCCGCCCGCTTCGCCCAACCTCGAGTTCACCGAGTTCGCCCGCGAGCCGATGGTGCGCAACGTCGTCGCCGTCAGCGTCGATGAACAGGGCCGCGTTTACGCCACCTCCGTGGTGCGCCGCCAAGCAGCCGACCTCGATATCCGCCGCTTCACCGAGTGGATCGAGACCGACCTCTCCCTCACGTCCGTCGACGCCAAACGCGACTTCTTCCAAAGCCAACTCACTCCGGCCAACTCGGCCACGTTCGCCGAGC
This portion of the Actomonas aquatica genome encodes:
- a CDS encoding sugar phosphate isomerase/epimerase family protein; protein product: MPQPTPSRRAFFKTAGLAAASLTLGRTSASATAPIPDGTHDAVRNSDLIPFHIGVASYSLRELSVDGVIDAMHALQTPWLCLKSFHLPYELSPDEMAAARAKYEAAGLTIVGGGNIALRKDDDDDIRKYFDYAKAAGMPVMVCSPLIAALPRIEKFVKEYDIKIAIHNHGPEDKEYPAASDALRYLEGMDPRMGVCLDIGHATRAGADIVEEAALAGPRLFDVHLKDLKVATERDSQCIMGEGVLPLAPLFRQLQRQGYTGCANLEYEIDAKDPVPGMLRSIAYLRGTLAGLTTA
- a CDS encoding transposase, which codes for MTEPFAFFNPTLDVYISQGDLPHWRQPRALYFVTFRTADSLPHHLIEAWRIQREDWLNQHPKPWDEATADAYRERFPRQLQRSLDQAHGECLLRDKDLRELVDSSLRRFHQERYWLDEHVVAANHVHALIAPLGTWELSRILHSWKSFTATAINKAAHRSGPFWQKESYDHIVRNPIELEHIRNYIKAHK